One region of Roseovarius faecimaris genomic DNA includes:
- a CDS encoding fasciclin domain-containing protein — protein sequence MKRRTLITSATASGLLLTLGACASAPKGNDIVDIAAGNPDFSTLVAAVQAAGLVDTLKGDGPFTVFAPTNAAFDALPAGTVETLLMPENVDQLRSILTYHVLPGSYVAGDVLGQVVDVATVNGATVRVDGTGGKYGAAVRVNDANVISADIMASNGVIHVIDKVLIP from the coding sequence ATGAAACGCCGCACATTGATCACCAGCGCCACCGCCTCGGGGCTTTTGCTGACGCTCGGGGCCTGCGCCTCTGCGCCCAAGGGCAACGACATTGTCGATATCGCCGCGGGCAATCCCGACTTCTCGACCCTGGTGGCTGCTGTGCAGGCGGCGGGTCTGGTGGACACGCTGAAAGGCGACGGGCCGTTCACGGTGTTTGCTCCGACGAACGCGGCCTTCGACGCGCTGCCCGCGGGCACGGTGGAGACACTGCTGATGCCCGAGAACGTGGATCAGCTGCGCAGCATCCTGACCTATCACGTCCTGCCCGGCTCTTACGTGGCCGGCGATGTGCTGGGCCAGGTGGTGGATGTGGCGACGGTCAATGGCGCCACGGTGCGCGTGGATGGCACGGGCGGCAAATATGGCGCGGCCGTGCGGGTGAACGACGCCAATGTGATCAGCGCCGATATCATGGCCTCGAACGGCGTGATCCATGTGATCGACAAGGTGCTGATCCCCTGA
- a CDS encoding group III truncated hemoglobin, with protein sequence MSTALPPKFDISRAEIARVVAAFYEAIRAHPGLGPVFAVHVEDWPRHEAKIVDFWANALLHERSYDGNPMRVHVEAGNVQPGMFSTWLDLFDSVLRAELTPEQAAAWSATAHRIGRSLRAGVVDRSTLPGGVPKLR encoded by the coding sequence ATGAGCACCGCCCTGCCTCCGAAGTTCGACATCAGCCGCGCCGAGATTGCCCGCGTCGTGGCAGCCTTTTACGAGGCCATCCGCGCGCATCCCGGCCTTGGCCCGGTCTTTGCCGTGCATGTGGAGGACTGGCCCCGGCACGAGGCGAAGATCGTCGATTTCTGGGCCAATGCATTGCTGCATGAGCGCAGCTATGACGGCAATCCGATGCGGGTGCATGTGGAGGCGGGCAATGTGCAGCCGGGCATGTTCTCGACCTGGCTCGATCTGTTCGATTCGGTGTTGCGCGCGGAGTTGACCCCCGAACAGGCCGCCGCCTGGTCGGCCACGGCGCATCGCATCGGCAGATCCCTGCGCGCGGGCGTGGTGGACCGGTCCACCTTGCCGGGCGGCGTGCCGAAACTGCGCTGA
- a CDS encoding MSMEG_1061 family FMN-dependent PPOX-type flavoprotein has product MYQPTDVLSSIDQVYADMRQPYDSQRLKIIDHIDAHCAAWIAHSTFLTMATMDRAGRMDVAPKGDPAGFVKVLDPKTLAIPDRPGNHRYDGFRNIMETGRIGLVFLVPNRTEVVRVNGSAQIIRDAAVREDLAIKGRVPDYAVLVRVEEAFFHCGKAVIRSRLWHPDKQLPVDGLPTYAEALIAHGGLSEDYDALAAHLRNNEENRLYDE; this is encoded by the coding sequence ATGTACCAACCCACCGACGTGCTCAGCTCCATCGACCAGGTCTATGCCGACATGCGTCAGCCCTATGACAGCCAGCGCCTGAAAATCATTGACCATATCGACGCGCATTGCGCCGCCTGGATCGCGCATTCGACCTTTCTGACCATGGCCACAATGGACCGGGCGGGGCGGATGGATGTCGCGCCCAAGGGCGACCCGGCGGGGTTTGTCAAAGTGCTGGACCCCAAGACGCTGGCCATCCCCGACCGGCCGGGCAACCACCGTTATGACGGGTTCCGGAACATCATGGAGACCGGGCGGATCGGCCTTGTCTTTCTGGTGCCGAACCGCACCGAGGTGGTCCGCGTCAACGGATCGGCCCAGATCATCCGCGACGCGGCGGTGCGCGAGGACCTGGCGATCAAGGGCCGGGTGCCCGATTATGCGGTGCTGGTGCGGGTGGAAGAGGCGTTTTTCCATTGCGGCAAGGCGGTGATCCGGTCGCGGCTGTGGCACCCGGACAAGCAGCTGCCGGTCGACGGCCTGCCCACCTATGCCGAGGCGCTGATCGCGCATGGCGGGCTGAGCGAAGACTATGACGCTCTCGCCGCGCATCTGCGCAACAACGAGGAAAACCGGCTCTATGACGAGTAG
- a CDS encoding YcjF family protein: MSKGPILIDLEDAPAAPGPSEAPPVPDPVEPPALEGRAMQTIATLAARRPSRLARLFWGLLLAILGAVISVAAWDFVTGLMSRAPVLGYAVTALIAVFLLVFLIIALRELAAFSRLARIDTLHRSAEAALAGNDLTAARGVTQSLTRLYARREDTRWGRERLAEYGPEQFDAAGLLGLAEAELLTPLDEAATREIEAAARQVATVTAIVPLAMADVVAALTANLRMIRRIAEIYGGRSGTLGSWRLARAVMTHLVATGAVAVGDDLIGSVAGGSVLSKLSRRFGEGIVNGALTARVGVAAMEVCRPLPFSRVKRPSVTGLVKRALTGLFGQG, encoded by the coding sequence ATGAGCAAAGGCCCGATCCTGATCGACCTTGAGGATGCCCCCGCCGCGCCGGGCCCGTCCGAGGCGCCGCCGGTCCCCGACCCGGTGGAGCCGCCCGCGCTTGAGGGCCGCGCGATGCAGACCATCGCCACGCTCGCCGCGCGTCGCCCGTCGCGGCTGGCCCGGCTTTTCTGGGGGCTTCTCCTGGCCATTCTGGGGGCGGTCATCTCGGTGGCGGCCTGGGATTTCGTCACGGGTCTCATGAGCCGCGCGCCGGTGCTGGGCTATGCGGTCACGGCGCTGATCGCGGTGTTTCTGCTGGTCTTCCTGATCATCGCTCTGCGCGAGCTGGCCGCGTTTTCCCGCCTGGCGCGCATCGACACGCTGCACCGCTCGGCCGAGGCCGCGCTGGCCGGGAATGACCTGACCGCCGCGCGTGGCGTGACGCAAAGCCTGACCCGGCTCTATGCGCGGCGCGAGGATACCCGCTGGGGCCGGGAGCGGCTGGCGGAATACGGCCCTGAACAATTCGATGCCGCCGGTTTGCTGGGCCTGGCTGAAGCGGAACTGCTCACGCCCCTCGATGAGGCCGCCACCCGCGAGATCGAGGCCGCCGCGCGGCAGGTGGCCACGGTCACGGCGATCGTGCCGCTGGCCATGGCCGATGTGGTGGCCGCGCTCACGGCCAATCTCAGGATGATCCGGCGCATCGCCGAGATCTATGGCGGCCGGTCCGGCACCTTGGGAAGCTGGCGGCTGGCCCGCGCGGTGATGACCCATCTGGTGGCCACCGGGGCGGTGGCGGTGGGCGATGACCTGATCGGTTCGGTCGCGGGCGGCTCGGTTCTGTCCAAGCTGTCGCGGCGTTTCGGCGAAGGGATCGTCAACGGCGCGCTCACCGCCCGCGTGGGCGTGGCGGCAATGGAGGTTTGCCGCCCCTTGCCCTTCTCGCGGGTCAAACGGCCTTCGGTCACAGGTCTGGTGAAACGCGCCCTGACCGGGCTTTTCGGTCAGGGCTGA
- a CDS encoding GNAT family N-acetyltransferase, with product MSVQSVTGDATLRHMPGCLAALWAFSRRTPWLPRARAWWEDTLLMARLVRRGWVRFVRDAHGTAGFLARDGARIHALYVHPRARGQGLGRALLEDAKAGADRLELWVVHANASARRFYAAQGFEEVLCSQGLGNDENLPDVLMVWHRPQGQMP from the coding sequence GTGAGTGTTCAATCTGTCACGGGCGACGCGACCCTCCGGCACATGCCCGGCTGCCTCGCGGCACTCTGGGCGTTCTCGCGGCGCACACCCTGGCTGCCGCGCGCGCGGGCCTGGTGGGAGGACACGCTGCTGATGGCGCGGCTCGTGCGCCGCGGCTGGGTGCGTTTCGTGCGCGACGCGCATGGCACTGCCGGGTTTCTGGCACGGGACGGCGCGCGCATTCATGCGCTCTATGTCCACCCGAGGGCGCGCGGGCAGGGGCTGGGCCGGGCGCTGCTGGAGGATGCCAAGGCCGGGGCCGACCGGCTGGAGCTCTGGGTCGTGCACGCCAATGCCTCTGCGCGCCGGTTCTACGCTGCGCAGGGCTTTGAGGAAGTGCTGTGCAGCCAGGGGCTTGGCAATGACGAGAACCTGCCGGACGTTCTGATGGTCTGGCACAGACCGCAAGGACAGATGCCATGA